The Sedimentisphaera salicampi genome includes a region encoding these proteins:
- a CDS encoding acetyl-CoA carboxylase carboxyltransferase subunit alpha: MTETFKESNYLPFEKEIMEIDRQLHKLKAENAESSEIYSLHKRQVELLQETYNELSAWQTVQVSRHPNRPILSDYLKNMVKEFSELHGDRCFGDDKAIVTGFGHIGMERVLIVGHKKGRDVKDKVECNFGCANPEGYRKALKNMKLAAKFGVPVVTLIDTPGAYPGIGAEQRGQAQAIAQNLMELARLRTPVISIVIGEGGSGGALGIGVGDSFAMLQYSYYSVISPEGCAAILWRDGSKADQAAEELKLTAKDLKNLGVIQDIIPEPLGGAHRDKYTAIYNVESFILSKLNELKYKNIDQLLEKRYERITSIGQPSQFSSAGE; the protein is encoded by the coding sequence ATGACTGAAACTTTCAAAGAAAGCAATTATCTCCCGTTTGAAAAGGAGATAATGGAAATAGACAGGCAGCTCCACAAGCTCAAAGCAGAGAATGCCGAGAGCTCAGAGATATACAGTCTCCATAAGAGACAGGTAGAGCTGCTTCAGGAAACATACAACGAGCTCAGTGCGTGGCAGACAGTGCAGGTTTCCCGTCATCCGAATCGGCCTATACTAAGCGATTATCTCAAAAATATGGTTAAGGAATTCAGCGAGCTGCATGGCGACCGGTGTTTCGGAGACGATAAGGCAATAGTTACCGGATTCGGTCATATCGGTATGGAACGGGTGCTGATTGTTGGCCATAAAAAAGGGCGGGACGTTAAAGACAAGGTTGAATGCAATTTCGGCTGCGCAAATCCGGAAGGATACCGCAAGGCGCTGAAAAATATGAAGCTTGCGGCAAAATTCGGCGTCCCTGTTGTAACACTGATCGACACTCCCGGGGCTTATCCCGGTATAGGGGCAGAGCAAAGGGGGCAGGCTCAGGCGATAGCTCAAAACCTTATGGAATTAGCACGCCTTCGCACGCCTGTTATATCGATCGTCATTGGAGAAGGGGGCAGCGGAGGTGCTTTGGGCATAGGCGTTGGCGACAGCTTCGCTATGCTTCAATACTCCTATTATTCCGTTATATCCCCCGAGGGGTGCGCAGCTATCCTTTGGAGAGACGGAAGCAAAGCCGACCAGGCAGCAGAAGAGCTCAAACTCACAGCGAAAGACTTAAAGAACCTCGGCGTAATACAGGATATAATTCCCGAGCCGCTCGGCGGCGCGCACAGGGATAAATACACCGCTATTTACAATGTTGAGAGTTTTATCCTAAGCAAGCTGAACGAACTTAAATACAAAAACATTGACCAGCTGCTCGAAAAAAGATACGAGAGAATAACTTCAATCGGGCAGCCTTCACAGTTTTCATCGGCAGGCGAATGA
- a CDS encoding GLUG motif-containing protein, with product MCTLRVSLLAAIAAAGIAFGFAAGDGTVNNPYQISTPDHLEAVNNDLSAHYVLTNDIDLSGRTYERAVIAPDTDYSDAGFNGTSFSCSFDGAGYKILNLTIDTLDVTENYPGYLGLFGKIDGQVVNFGIENALITGGDDSGHLGGLCAMNSGGAIENCYATGSVSGGSHLGGVCGYNGGTITNCYSTGSVSGDYKLGGLCGYNYEGTIENCYATGSVSGGDSLGGLCGWNSNGTIENCYATGSVSGEDDADNLGGLCGYNGNGTILNSFWDRDASGMITSDGGKPKSIDKMKTMTTFIGWNDGSWTIDEGNDHPRLAWENAQGSVITTGLPTKTYSGEGTEEKPFEISDSQDLVCLSNRLPDWDKHFVLTNDIDMQGINYYPITTFSGSFDGSGFKISNLQIKSENIGLRSYLGLFGEIYGGEVRNIEIQSANIIGDENSRYIGALCGRKEGGLIKNCYANSNISGKYRLGSLCGYNSSGTITNCYAKGSVLGKTYLGGICGLNHSGTIDSCYAKSNLSGGENSSSLGGLCGKNSGTISNSYTTGFVLGGDYSNGLGGLCGRNYDGTISNCYAIGSVSGGDDSDYLGGLCGFNNDGTIMNCYATGSVSGDHYVGGLCAKNYGTIMNSFWDKEASGMNPSAGGTGLTTAEMQAQSTFTDAGWDFAGEAANGEEDIWFMPAGSYPLLNGVTDLKDGIEIAQLAVADRRRVGRSEFEYDITLKLVNGGGDISSGQISLAATPANIEIAAGGSLGLGALAGGQAGFSTGELTLRIDRSVRTDESRLTWQAELSRGPGPASMEVVTCSFEPELFGEAGLGWPELMELAESWLGEGIADVNFDGEVNYIDLAIIGDGLDMEDFENFADEIF from the coding sequence ATGTGTACCCTTAGAGTTTCCCTTCTTGCAGCTATTGCCGCAGCAGGCATTGCATTCGGTTTCGCCGCAGGCGACGGCACAGTAAACAACCCATACCAAATCTCCACCCCTGACCACCTCGAAGCGGTGAACAACGACCTCTCCGCCCATTACGTCCTGACGAATGACATCGACCTCTCGGGAAGAACCTACGAACGAGCTGTTATCGCACCGGACACCGATTACAGCGATGCTGGTTTCAACGGCACATCCTTTTCCTGCTCATTTGACGGGGCGGGCTACAAGATTTTGAACCTCACAATTGACACATTAGACGTAACAGAAAATTATCCCGGCTATCTCGGCCTTTTTGGAAAAATTGATGGACAAGTTGTAAATTTTGGTATTGAAAATGCCCTGATTACTGGTGGCGATGATTCAGGCCATCTCGGTGGCCTGTGTGCAATGAATTCGGGCGGCGCAATCGAGAACTGTTATGCAACCGGCTCTGTCTCGGGCGGCTCGCATCTCGGCGGCGTATGTGGGTATAATGGCGGAACAATCACAAACTGCTATTCCACCGGTTCTGTTTCGGGAGATTATAAACTAGGCGGCCTGTGCGGATATAATTATGAAGGCACAATCGAGAACTGTTATGCGACCGGTTCTGTTTCGGGAGGTGATAGTCTCGGCGGCCTTTGTGGATGGAATTCGAACGGCACAATCGAGAACTGCTATGCGACCGGCTCTGTTTCAGGCGAAGATGATGCGGACAACCTAGGCGGCCTGTGCGGATATAATGGTAATGGAACAATATTAAATTCCTTTTGGGATAGAGATGCTAGCGGGATGATTACAAGTGATGGCGGGAAGCCTAAATCCATTGATAAAATGAAAACTATGACTACTTTTATAGGCTGGAATGATGGAAGCTGGACAATAGATGAAGGCAATGATCACCCCCGCCTTGCATGGGAAAATGCTCAAGGTTCTGTTATTACTACAGGCTTACCAACTAAAACTTACAGCGGCGAAGGGACAGAAGAAAAGCCTTTCGAAATCTCTGATTCTCAGGATTTAGTCTGCCTCAGCAATCGCTTGCCAGACTGGGATAAACATTTCGTTTTAACCAATGATATAGATATGCAGGGCATAAATTATTATCCTATAACGACTTTCAGCGGCAGTTTTGACGGCAGCGGATTTAAAATTTCTAATCTACAAATTAAGAGTGAAAATATAGGTCTAAGGTCTTATCTCGGCCTTTTTGGTGAAATATATGGAGGAGAAGTTCGAAACATAGAAATACAAAGTGCTAATATTATAGGCGACGAAAATTCTCGCTATATAGGAGCTTTATGTGGAAGAAAAGAAGGTGGCTTAATTAAGAACTGCTATGCTAATAGTAATATTTCAGGCAAATATCGCCTCGGCAGTTTATGCGGATACAATTCATCGGGCACAATTACAAACTGCTACGCTAAAGGCTCTGTTTTGGGGAAGACTTACCTTGGCGGCATTTGCGGATTGAATCATAGTGGCACAATTGATAGTTGCTATGCAAAAAGCAACTTGTCGGGCGGGGAAAATTCCAGTTCTCTTGGTGGCTTATGCGGAAAAAATTCTGGTACAATCTCGAACAGTTACACGACTGGCTTTGTTTTAGGGGGAGATTATTCAAATGGCCTCGGCGGTTTGTGTGGCAGAAATTATGATGGTACAATCTCAAACTGCTATGCCATCGGCTCTGTTTCCGGAGGCGATGATTCAGATTATCTTGGCGGCCTGTGTGGATTTAATAATGACGGCACAATCATGAATTGCTATGCAACGGGCTCTGTTTCGGGAGATCATTACGTTGGTGGTTTGTGTGCAAAGAATTATGGCACAATTATGAACTCCTTCTGGGATAAAGAGGCAAGCGGAATGAATCCCAGTGCGGGCGGAACGGGGCTTACTACAGCCGAAATGCAGGCGCAGAGTACGTTTACCGATGCCGGCTGGGATTTTGCGGGCGAAGCGGCTAACGGCGAGGAAGATATATGGTTTATGCCGGCGGGGAGCTATCCGCTGCTTAACGGCGTAACGGATTTGAAGGACGGGATTGAGATTGCCCAGCTCGCTGTTGCCGATCGCCGGCGGGTTGGCCGGAGCGAATTTGAATACGACATCACGCTAAAGCTGGTGAACGGGGGCGGGGATATCAGCTCGGGGCAGATAAGCCTTGCGGCAACGCCTGCGAATATCGAGATAGCGGCGGGCGGTTCGCTCGGTCTCGGCGCTCTTGCCGGCGGGCAGGCGGGCTTCTCCACGGGCGAGCTTACGTTGCGGATAGACCGCTCCGTGCGAACGGACGAGAGCCGGCTCACATGGCAGGCAGAGCTCAGCCGCGGGCCGGGGCCGGCATCGATGGAGGTTGTAACGTGCAGCTTTGAGCCGGAGCTGTTCGGCGAAGCGGGCCTCGGCTGGCCGGAGCTTATGGAGCTTGCAGAGAGCTGGCTCGGCGAAGGGATTGCCGATGTAAACTTTGACGGGGAGGTGAACTATATCGACCTCGCAATCATCGGCGATGGACTGGATATGGAAGATTTCGAAAACTTCGCAGACGAGATCTTTTAG
- a CDS encoding bifunctional methionine sulfoxide reductase B/A protein, which produces MYNELTEQEKRVILEKGTEKPFSGKYNDHYENGIYTCRRCGAALYRSSSKFKSGCGWPSYDDSIKGAVKESLDADGMRTEITCANCGGHLGHVFRGEGFTEKNTRHCVNSISMDFVPESRIERAVFASGCFWGVQHHLHKIDGVLATKVGYTGGETDNPTYKQVCSGDTGHAEAVMVEFDRDKTDYETIAKIYFETHDPTQVDRQGPDIGEQYRSEIFYFSQQQKQTAEKLIKRLEEKGLDVATELSKANEFWDAEDYHQHYYKKNGKTPYCHIYQKKFD; this is translated from the coding sequence ATGTATAATGAACTTACAGAACAGGAGAAGAGGGTGATCTTGGAAAAGGGCACTGAAAAACCTTTCTCCGGCAAATACAACGACCACTATGAAAACGGGATATATACCTGCAGGCGCTGTGGGGCGGCTTTATATCGCTCTTCGAGCAAATTCAAAAGCGGCTGCGGCTGGCCAAGCTACGACGATTCTATCAAAGGAGCTGTGAAGGAGTCTCTTGATGCAGACGGGATGCGAACCGAAATCACCTGCGCAAACTGCGGCGGCCATCTAGGGCACGTATTCAGGGGAGAAGGCTTCACAGAGAAGAATACCAGACACTGCGTAAATTCTATCTCAATGGATTTTGTGCCGGAGAGCAGAATAGAAAGGGCTGTATTTGCTTCAGGCTGTTTCTGGGGCGTTCAGCACCATCTGCACAAGATTGACGGCGTGCTTGCTACGAAAGTTGGCTATACAGGAGGCGAGACAGATAATCCTACATACAAGCAAGTCTGCTCTGGAGATACAGGCCACGCTGAGGCGGTTATGGTAGAGTTCGACAGGGACAAGACAGACTACGAGACTATCGCAAAAATCTACTTCGAAACGCACGACCCAACTCAGGTGGACAGGCAGGGGCCGGACATCGGAGAACAGTATCGCAGCGAGATATTCTATTTTTCACAGCAGCAGAAGCAGACCGCAGAGAAGCTCATAAAAAGACTCGAAGAAAAAGGGCTTGATGTGGCAACTGAGCTGAGCAAAGCGAATGAATTCTGGGATGCTGAAGATTATCATCAACACTACTACAAAAAGAACGGCAAAACTCCATACTGCCACATTTATCAGAAAAAGTTCGATTAA
- a CDS encoding GxxExxY protein, whose translation MKHQDLTRKIIACCYTVYNEMGFGFLESVYEKCLLIELEKEGIKAAGQSPIKVYYSGICVGDFWADILVEDEVIVELKSVTTVADAHSVQLVNYLSATGKDVGLLINFGPEGVDVKRKVKKLE comes from the coding sequence ATGAAACACCAAGACCTAACGCGAAAAATAATTGCCTGCTGCTATACGGTATATAATGAGATGGGATTCGGCTTTCTCGAATCGGTCTATGAGAAATGTTTGCTGATAGAGCTTGAAAAAGAGGGCATAAAAGCCGCCGGCCAAAGCCCGATTAAAGTTTATTACAGCGGCATTTGTGTTGGCGATTTTTGGGCTGATATTCTTGTGGAGGATGAGGTTATTGTAGAGCTGAAGTCTGTAACGACGGTTGCAGATGCGCACAGTGTGCAGCTGGTGAACTATCTCTCAGCTACCGGCAAGGATGTAGGGCTTTTGATAAACTTCGGGCCTGAGGGTGTTGATGTGAAGAGGAAAGTGAAAAAGCTTGAATGA
- a CDS encoding phosphoribosyltransferase has translation MMDVKENNEELVREVLFTEKQVNQAADRCAEWLGGIIKTQRGVLVFYMLEGCRTFAQMLEKRLLRAGIEKELIPIRTSSYQETTQSSEVVNIEDDHIQKDQIKGKTVVLIDDILDTGGTMSSLRKRMLEYGAAKVQICVLIERDIERDVNIKADMAGLKTQRKEYLAGVGLDYKGLLRELPYIAAIE, from the coding sequence ATGATGGATGTCAAAGAGAATAATGAAGAGCTGGTAAGGGAAGTGCTTTTTACCGAGAAACAGGTAAACCAGGCAGCTGATCGCTGCGCTGAATGGCTTGGCGGGATAATCAAAACTCAGAGAGGCGTTTTGGTTTTTTATATGCTCGAGGGGTGCAGGACGTTTGCTCAGATGCTGGAAAAAAGACTGCTCAGAGCGGGGATTGAAAAAGAGCTTATACCCATAAGAACTTCAAGCTACCAAGAAACCACTCAGTCCAGCGAGGTAGTGAATATTGAGGACGACCATATTCAGAAAGATCAAATAAAAGGGAAAACGGTTGTATTGATAGATGATATACTCGATACAGGCGGAACAATGAGCTCCCTGAGGAAACGTATGCTTGAATATGGTGCCGCTAAGGTGCAGATTTGCGTACTGATTGAACGAGATATCGAACGGGATGTAAATATCAAGGCAGATATGGCCGGCCTGAAAACCCAGAGAAAAGAATATCTCGCCGGCGTGGGGCTGGACTACAAAGGCCTGCTCAGGGAACTGCCTTACATAGCCGCTATTGAGTGA